The following coding sequences lie in one Xiphophorus maculatus strain JP 163 A chromosome 4, X_maculatus-5.0-male, whole genome shotgun sequence genomic window:
- the LOC102224277 gene encoding histone-binding protein RBBP7 isoform X1 — translation MAEKEVYDDAVEERVINEEYKIWKRNTPFLYDLVMTHALEWPSLTVQWLPDVNRPEGKDYTVHRLVLGTHTSDEQNHLVIASVQVPNDDAQFDASHYDSEKGAEFGGFGSVSGKIEIEIKINHEGEVNRARYMPQNPCIIATKTPTSDVLVFDYTKHPSKPDPSGECSPDLRLKGHQKEGYGLSWNPNLSGNLLSASDDHTICLWDIGTGPKEGKIVDAKTIFTGHTAVVEDVSWHLLHESLFGSVADDQKLMIWDTRSNNTSKASHSVDAHTAEVNCLSFNPYSEFILATGSADKTVALWDLRNLKLKLHSFESHKDEIFQVQWSPHNETILASSGTDRRLNVWDLSKIGEEQSSEDAEDGPPELLFIHGGHTAKISDFSWNPNEPWVICSVSEDNIMQVWQMAENIYNDEEPDNTPASELEAQG, via the exons TGTACGATGATGCAGTGGAAGAAAGGGTCATCAATGAAGAATACAAGATCTGGAAGAGGAACACTCCATTTCTGTACGACCTGGTCATGACCCATGCCCTGGAGTGGCCCAGTCTGACTGTGCAGTGGCTTCCAGATGTCAACAG GCCAGAGGGGAAGGACTACACAGTCCACCGGCTGGTTCTGGGGACCCACACATCAGATGAGCAAAACCATCTTGTAATAGCCAGTGTCCAGGTACCAAACGACGACGCCCAATTTGATGCATCACACTACGATAGTGAAAAAGGAG CAGAGTTTGGTGGGTTTGGCTCAGTGAGTGGGAAAATAGAGATTGAGATCAAGATTAACCATGAAGGAGAGGTGAACCGAGCACGCTACATGCCCCAGAATCCCTGCATTATTGCCACCAAAACTCCCACATCTGACGTTCTGGTCTTTGACTACACCAAGCACCCATCAAAGCCAG atCCCAGTGGGGAGTGCAGTCCTGACCTGAGGCTCAAAGGTCACCAGAAAGAAGGTTACGGCCTTTCCTGGAATCCAAACCTCAGTGGCAACCTGCTCAGTGCCTCTGATGACCAT ACCATCTGTCTGTGGGACATCGGCACCGGCCCAAAGGAAGGAAAAATTGTCGACGCTAAGACCATCTTCACTGGTCACACCGCAGTTGTGGAAGACGTGTCGTGGCATTTACTCCATGAATCCTTGTTTGGCTCTGTTGCTGATGATCAGAAGCTAATGAT ATGGGACACTCGTTCCAACAACACTTCTAAAGCCAGCCACTCGGTTGATGCTCACACTGCTGAGGTCAACTGTCTGAGCTTCAATCCCTACAGCGAGTTCATTCTTGCTACAGGTTCTGCAGATAAG ACTGTTGCATTGTGGGATCTAAGGAATCTCAAACTGAAGCTCCACTCTTTTGAGTCCCACAAGGATGAAATTTTCCAA GTCCAGTGGTCGCCTCACAATGAAACCATCCTGGCCTCCAGCGGTACCGACCGACGTCTCAACGTCTGGGATCTCAG CAAAATTGGGGAGGAGCAGTCTTCAGAGGACGCTGAGGACGGTCCACCAGAGCTTCTG TTCATTCATGGTGGCCACACGGCCAAGATATCCGACTTCTCCTGGAATCCCAATGAACCCTGGGTCATCTGCTCCGTGTCCGAAGACAACATCATGCAAGTCTGGCAGATG GCAGAGAATATCTACAATGATGAGGAGCCAGACAACACACCCGCATCAGAGCTGGAAGCTCAAGGATAA
- the LOC102224277 gene encoding histone-binding protein RBBP7 isoform X2: protein MAEKEVYDDAVEERVINEEYKIWKRNTPFLYDLVMTHALEWPSLTVQWLPDVNRPEGKDYTVHRLVLGTHTSDEQNHLVIASVQVPNDDAQFDASHYDSEKGEFGGFGSVSGKIEIEIKINHEGEVNRARYMPQNPCIIATKTPTSDVLVFDYTKHPSKPDPSGECSPDLRLKGHQKEGYGLSWNPNLSGNLLSASDDHTICLWDIGTGPKEGKIVDAKTIFTGHTAVVEDVSWHLLHESLFGSVADDQKLMIWDTRSNNTSKASHSVDAHTAEVNCLSFNPYSEFILATGSADKTVALWDLRNLKLKLHSFESHKDEIFQVQWSPHNETILASSGTDRRLNVWDLSKIGEEQSSEDAEDGPPELLFIHGGHTAKISDFSWNPNEPWVICSVSEDNIMQVWQMAENIYNDEEPDNTPASELEAQG from the exons TGTACGATGATGCAGTGGAAGAAAGGGTCATCAATGAAGAATACAAGATCTGGAAGAGGAACACTCCATTTCTGTACGACCTGGTCATGACCCATGCCCTGGAGTGGCCCAGTCTGACTGTGCAGTGGCTTCCAGATGTCAACAG GCCAGAGGGGAAGGACTACACAGTCCACCGGCTGGTTCTGGGGACCCACACATCAGATGAGCAAAACCATCTTGTAATAGCCAGTGTCCAGGTACCAAACGACGACGCCCAATTTGATGCATCACACTACGATAGTGAAAAAGGAG AGTTTGGTGGGTTTGGCTCAGTGAGTGGGAAAATAGAGATTGAGATCAAGATTAACCATGAAGGAGAGGTGAACCGAGCACGCTACATGCCCCAGAATCCCTGCATTATTGCCACCAAAACTCCCACATCTGACGTTCTGGTCTTTGACTACACCAAGCACCCATCAAAGCCAG atCCCAGTGGGGAGTGCAGTCCTGACCTGAGGCTCAAAGGTCACCAGAAAGAAGGTTACGGCCTTTCCTGGAATCCAAACCTCAGTGGCAACCTGCTCAGTGCCTCTGATGACCAT ACCATCTGTCTGTGGGACATCGGCACCGGCCCAAAGGAAGGAAAAATTGTCGACGCTAAGACCATCTTCACTGGTCACACCGCAGTTGTGGAAGACGTGTCGTGGCATTTACTCCATGAATCCTTGTTTGGCTCTGTTGCTGATGATCAGAAGCTAATGAT ATGGGACACTCGTTCCAACAACACTTCTAAAGCCAGCCACTCGGTTGATGCTCACACTGCTGAGGTCAACTGTCTGAGCTTCAATCCCTACAGCGAGTTCATTCTTGCTACAGGTTCTGCAGATAAG ACTGTTGCATTGTGGGATCTAAGGAATCTCAAACTGAAGCTCCACTCTTTTGAGTCCCACAAGGATGAAATTTTCCAA GTCCAGTGGTCGCCTCACAATGAAACCATCCTGGCCTCCAGCGGTACCGACCGACGTCTCAACGTCTGGGATCTCAG CAAAATTGGGGAGGAGCAGTCTTCAGAGGACGCTGAGGACGGTCCACCAGAGCTTCTG TTCATTCATGGTGGCCACACGGCCAAGATATCCGACTTCTCCTGGAATCCCAATGAACCCTGGGTCATCTGCTCCGTGTCCGAAGACAACATCATGCAAGTCTGGCAGATG GCAGAGAATATCTACAATGATGAGGAGCCAGACAACACACCCGCATCAGAGCTGGAAGCTCAAGGATAA